From a region of the Neodiprion fabricii isolate iyNeoFabr1 chromosome 7, iyNeoFabr1.1, whole genome shotgun sequence genome:
- the LOC124186954 gene encoding mitogen-activated protein kinase kinase kinase kinase 5 isoform X4 — protein sequence MAGNVNALSSDISRRNPQDEYELIQRIGSGTYGDVYKAKRLSMNDLAAIKVIKLEPGDDFAIIQQEILMMKDCKHPNIIAYYGSYLRRDKLWICMEYCGGGSLQDIYHITGPLSEIQIAYMCRETLLGLSYLHEKGKMHRDIKGANILLTENGDVKLADFGVSAQITATINKRKSFIGTPYWMAPEVAAVERKGGYNQLCDIWACGITAIELAELQPPMFDLHPMRALFLMSKSGFKPPTLKDRDKWSPTFHNFVKVALTKNPKKRPTADKLLQHAFFQGDMSKRLALELLQKVSNPSHMFTELEPDDDGAVPNVPQRIASRHTARSRPKSPIPQLDSDDRINLGEDTLQRESVAPSVDSNPAWDIIDIMNNVKTVHNCDVHPDCGIGTAFEDVPEKSLLQYIDEELLLRGNAMSMVAGHCDQLYSLQATLPLGESSGDCEVHRDYYNNVTGSQASPRRHSSVDELYSLVSGSLSLAAVSGQRQRSLSDSAPRDDLPRSNGDGNEAPGNGEGEGVGPDLLTDTPPIPPRRRDRKRHTPPRPVSNGLPPTPKVHMGACFSKVFNGCPLRIHCTASWIHPDTRDQHLLIAAEEGIYNLNLNELHETAIDQLYPRRTIWMYVIKDVLMSLSGKTPQLYRHDLLAMQSKQTHRFSLHMNRIPERLVPRKFALTTKVPDTKGCSKCCVGRNPYNGYKYLCGAMPAGIFLMQWYDPLNKFMLLKHFDCTLPSPLNVFEMVITPEMEYPMVCVSVKQAYQQNKLKLDLVNMNSGASWFHSDELEDMDGSATVIPRRENLQVINVTQLEKDAILVCYDNLIKVVTLVGNPRVSKKQISELQFHFQIESIICLPDSVLAFHKHGMQGRSFKNGDITQEIVDPSRTYRLLGSDKVVMLESHLVHTGTLTESEGADLYILAGHEASY from the exons ATGGCAGGTAACGTGAACGCGTTGTCCAGTGATATAAGTCGACGAAATCCGCAGGATGAATACGAACTGATACAGAGGATAGGCAGTGGTACCTACGGCGACGTTTATAAG GCAAAAAGACTTTCCATGAACGATCTCGCTGCTATCAAGGTTATCAAACTCGAGCCAG GGGATGATTTTGCAATTATTCAACAAGAAATCTTAATGATGAAAGACTGCAAGCATCCCAATATCATCGCGTACTACGGAAGCTATCTTAGAAGGGATAAACTATGGATTTGCATGGAGTACTGCGGGGGTGGTTCTCTCCAAGACATATACCACA TTACTGGACCACTCTCGGAGATTCAGATAGCTTACATGTGCAGAGAGACGCTACTTGGGCTATCCTATCTCCACGAGAAAGGAAAGATGCACAGAGATATCAAAGGTGCGAATATACTGCTCACGGAGAACGGGGATGTAAAACTTGCAGATTTTGGCGTATCTGCTCAAATCACAGCTACGATAAACAAGAGAAAAAGTTTCATAGGAACACCTTACTGGATGGCGCCTGAG GTTGCAGCTGTTGAGAGGAAGGGTGGTTATAATCAGCTCTGTGATATTTGGGCTTGTGGAATAACAGCTATCGAGCTGGCAGAGCTACAACCTCCTATGTTTGATCTGCACCCTATGAGAGCGCTTTTTCTTATGTCAAAATCTGGCTTCAAGCCCCCAACGTTGAAAGATAGGGATAAGTGGAGTCCGACGTTTCACAATTTCGTCAAAGTTGCTCTGACTAAAAATCCTAAGAAAAGACCGACGGCGGATAAATTATTGCAG CACGCCTTTTTCCAAGGTGATATGAGTAAAAGACTGGCTTTGGAATTGCTCCAAAAAGTATCGAATCCAAGTCACATGTTCACAGAACTTGAACCCGACGATGACGGTGCGGTACCAAACGTCCCCCAGCGTATAGCGTCACGGCACACTGCCAGATCCCGACCAAAAAGTCCCATTCCACAGTTAGATAGCGATG ATCGAATAAATTTAGGTGAGGATACGTTACAGAGAGAATCAGTAGCCCCTTCTGTAGATAGTAATCCCGCCTGGGATATCATAGACATCATGAACAACGTCAAG ACTGTACATAATTGTGACGTGCATCCGGATTGTGGAATAGGAACTGCGTTCGAAGATGTCCCAGAAAA GAGTCTATTGCAGTACATTGATGAGGAGTTGTTGCTAAG GGGGAATGCAATGTCGATGGTTGCTGGGCATTGCGATCAGCTATATTCCCTGCA agCCACTCTGCCTCTTGGAGAATCGTCGGGTGACTGTGAGGTGCATCGGGACTACTATAACAACGTGACTG GGTCGCAAGCGAGTCCTAGACGTCACAGCTCTGTGGATGAGTTGTACAGCTTGGTGAGTGGCTCCCTTTCCTTGGCAGCTGTTAGCGGACAACGTCAGCGATCGCTCTCGGACAGTGCACCGAGAGATGACCTGCCAAGGTCCAATG GGGATGGTAACGAAGCACCTGGAAATGGGGAGGGCGAGGGAGTGGGACCCGATCTCTTGACGGACACACCTCCCATACCTCCTCGGCGAAGGGATAGGAAGAGGCATACACCGCCACGGCCTGTGAGCAACGGGCTTCCTCCGACACCAAAAGTGCACATGGGAGCGTGTTTTTCGAAG GTATTCAATGGCTGTCCATTGAGGATACATTGTACAGCAAGTTGGATTCATCCGGACACGAGGGATCAGCACTTACTCATAGCTGCCGAAGAAGGAATTTACAACTTGAATCTGAACGAATTACACGAAACTGCTATCGATCAGCTGTATCCAAGACGAACTATTTGGATGTATGTCATTAAGGACGTCCTCATGTCCTTATCTG GCAAAACTCCTCAGCTGTACAGGCACGACCTTTTGGCAATGCAAAGCAAACAAACGCACAGGTTTTCGTTGCATATGAACAGAATACCCGAGAGATTAGTGCCAAGGAAATTCGCTCTGACCACCAAAGTTCCGGACACAAAGGGGTGTTCGAAATGTTGCGTAGGTCGCAATCCTTATAACGG GTATAAATACCTCTGTGGAGCTATGCCTGcgggaatatttttaatgcaGTGGTATGATCCGCTTAACAAATTTATGCTATTGAAACACTTTGATTGCACATTACCGTCACCTCTGAATGTATTCGAGATGGTTATTACTCCGGAGATGGAATATCCGATGGTATGTGTGTCGGTGAAGCAGGCGTATCAacagaataaattaaaactagATTTGGTCAACATGAATTCCGGAGCAAGCTGGTTCCATAGCGACGAATTGGAAGACATGGATGGCTCAG CCACCGTTATTCCAAGGAGAGAGAACCTCCAAGTAATAAATGTAACGCAGCTCGAAAAAGACGCGATCTTAGTATGCTATGACA atttaaTTAAGGTAGTGACGCTCGTAGGGAATCCAAGAGTAAGCAAAAAGCAGATCTCGGAGCtccaatttcattttcaaatcgaatctatCA TTTGTTTACCGGACAGCGTATTAGCATTCCATAAACACGGCATGCAAGGAAGGAGTTTTAAAAATGGCGATATAACTCAAGAAATCGTTGATCCAAGTAGAACGTACAGGTTACTTGGATCTGACAA GGTTGTGATGCTGGAGAGCCATTTGGTTCACACAGGAACCTTGACGGAGTCCGAAGGGGCAGATTTGTATATACTCGCGGGACACGAAGCCAGCTATTAG
- the LOC124186954 gene encoding mitogen-activated protein kinase kinase kinase kinase 3 isoform X9 yields MAGNVNALSSDISRRNPQDEYELIQRIGSGTYGDVYKAKRLSMNDLAAIKVIKLEPGDDFAIIQQEILMMKDCKHPNIIAYYGSYLRRDKLWICMEYCGGGSLQDIYHITGPLSEIQIAYMCRETLLGLSYLHEKGKMHRDIKGANILLTENGDVKLADFGVSAQITATINKRKSFIGTPYWMAPEVAAVERKGGYNQLCDIWACGITAIELAELQPPMFDLHPMRALFLMSKSGFKPPTLKDRDKWSPTFHNFVKVALTKNPKKRPTADKLLQHAFFQGDMSKRLALELLQKVSNPSHMFTELEPDDDGAVPNVPQRIASRHTARSRPKSPIPQLDSDDRINLGEDTLQRESVAPSVDSNPAWDIIDIMNNVKTVHNCDVHPDCGIGTAFEDVPENKHGARVTTDSRLSRRSKTGTEIFHMSLRSLLQYIDEELLLRATLPLGESSGDCEVHRDYYNNVTGDGNEAPGNGEGEGVGPDLLTDTPPIPPRRRDRKRHTPPRPVSNGLPPTPKVHMGACFSKVFNGCPLRIHCTASWIHPDTRDQHLLIAAEEGIYNLNLNELHETAIDQLYPRRTIWMYVIKDVLMSLSGKTPQLYRHDLLAMQSKQTHRFSLHMNRIPERLVPRKFALTTKVPDTKGCSKCCVGRNPYNGYKYLCGAMPAGIFLMQWYDPLNKFMLLKHFDCTLPSPLNVFEMVITPEMEYPMVCVSVKQAYQQNKLKLDLVNMNSGASWFHSDELEDMDGSATVIPRRENLQVINVTQLEKDAILVCYDNLIKVVTLVGNPRVSKKQISELQFHFQIESIICLPDSVLAFHKHGMQGRSFKNGDITQEIVDPSRTYRLLGSDKVVMLESHLVHTGTLTESEGADLYILAGHEASY; encoded by the exons ATGGCAGGTAACGTGAACGCGTTGTCCAGTGATATAAGTCGACGAAATCCGCAGGATGAATACGAACTGATACAGAGGATAGGCAGTGGTACCTACGGCGACGTTTATAAG GCAAAAAGACTTTCCATGAACGATCTCGCTGCTATCAAGGTTATCAAACTCGAGCCAG GGGATGATTTTGCAATTATTCAACAAGAAATCTTAATGATGAAAGACTGCAAGCATCCCAATATCATCGCGTACTACGGAAGCTATCTTAGAAGGGATAAACTATGGATTTGCATGGAGTACTGCGGGGGTGGTTCTCTCCAAGACATATACCACA TTACTGGACCACTCTCGGAGATTCAGATAGCTTACATGTGCAGAGAGACGCTACTTGGGCTATCCTATCTCCACGAGAAAGGAAAGATGCACAGAGATATCAAAGGTGCGAATATACTGCTCACGGAGAACGGGGATGTAAAACTTGCAGATTTTGGCGTATCTGCTCAAATCACAGCTACGATAAACAAGAGAAAAAGTTTCATAGGAACACCTTACTGGATGGCGCCTGAG GTTGCAGCTGTTGAGAGGAAGGGTGGTTATAATCAGCTCTGTGATATTTGGGCTTGTGGAATAACAGCTATCGAGCTGGCAGAGCTACAACCTCCTATGTTTGATCTGCACCCTATGAGAGCGCTTTTTCTTATGTCAAAATCTGGCTTCAAGCCCCCAACGTTGAAAGATAGGGATAAGTGGAGTCCGACGTTTCACAATTTCGTCAAAGTTGCTCTGACTAAAAATCCTAAGAAAAGACCGACGGCGGATAAATTATTGCAG CACGCCTTTTTCCAAGGTGATATGAGTAAAAGACTGGCTTTGGAATTGCTCCAAAAAGTATCGAATCCAAGTCACATGTTCACAGAACTTGAACCCGACGATGACGGTGCGGTACCAAACGTCCCCCAGCGTATAGCGTCACGGCACACTGCCAGATCCCGACCAAAAAGTCCCATTCCACAGTTAGATAGCGATG ATCGAATAAATTTAGGTGAGGATACGTTACAGAGAGAATCAGTAGCCCCTTCTGTAGATAGTAATCCCGCCTGGGATATCATAGACATCATGAACAACGTCAAG ACTGTACATAATTGTGACGTGCATCCGGATTGTGGAATAGGAACTGCGTTCGAAGATGTCCCAGAAAA TAAGCATGGAGCTAGAGTCACAACCGATAGTAGACTGTCACGTCGAAGCAAAACAGGCACCGAGATTTTTCATATGAGCCTCAG GAGTCTATTGCAGTACATTGATGAGGAGTTGTTGCTAAG agCCACTCTGCCTCTTGGAGAATCGTCGGGTGACTGTGAGGTGCATCGGGACTACTATAACAACGTGACTG GGGATGGTAACGAAGCACCTGGAAATGGGGAGGGCGAGGGAGTGGGACCCGATCTCTTGACGGACACACCTCCCATACCTCCTCGGCGAAGGGATAGGAAGAGGCATACACCGCCACGGCCTGTGAGCAACGGGCTTCCTCCGACACCAAAAGTGCACATGGGAGCGTGTTTTTCGAAG GTATTCAATGGCTGTCCATTGAGGATACATTGTACAGCAAGTTGGATTCATCCGGACACGAGGGATCAGCACTTACTCATAGCTGCCGAAGAAGGAATTTACAACTTGAATCTGAACGAATTACACGAAACTGCTATCGATCAGCTGTATCCAAGACGAACTATTTGGATGTATGTCATTAAGGACGTCCTCATGTCCTTATCTG GCAAAACTCCTCAGCTGTACAGGCACGACCTTTTGGCAATGCAAAGCAAACAAACGCACAGGTTTTCGTTGCATATGAACAGAATACCCGAGAGATTAGTGCCAAGGAAATTCGCTCTGACCACCAAAGTTCCGGACACAAAGGGGTGTTCGAAATGTTGCGTAGGTCGCAATCCTTATAACGG GTATAAATACCTCTGTGGAGCTATGCCTGcgggaatatttttaatgcaGTGGTATGATCCGCTTAACAAATTTATGCTATTGAAACACTTTGATTGCACATTACCGTCACCTCTGAATGTATTCGAGATGGTTATTACTCCGGAGATGGAATATCCGATGGTATGTGTGTCGGTGAAGCAGGCGTATCAacagaataaattaaaactagATTTGGTCAACATGAATTCCGGAGCAAGCTGGTTCCATAGCGACGAATTGGAAGACATGGATGGCTCAG CCACCGTTATTCCAAGGAGAGAGAACCTCCAAGTAATAAATGTAACGCAGCTCGAAAAAGACGCGATCTTAGTATGCTATGACA atttaaTTAAGGTAGTGACGCTCGTAGGGAATCCAAGAGTAAGCAAAAAGCAGATCTCGGAGCtccaatttcattttcaaatcgaatctatCA TTTGTTTACCGGACAGCGTATTAGCATTCCATAAACACGGCATGCAAGGAAGGAGTTTTAAAAATGGCGATATAACTCAAGAAATCGTTGATCCAAGTAGAACGTACAGGTTACTTGGATCTGACAA GGTTGTGATGCTGGAGAGCCATTTGGTTCACACAGGAACCTTGACGGAGTCCGAAGGGGCAGATTTGTATATACTCGCGGGACACGAAGCCAGCTATTAG
- the LOC124186954 gene encoding mitogen-activated protein kinase kinase kinase kinase 5 isoform X6: protein MAGNVNALSSDISRRNPQDEYELIQRIGSGTYGDVYKAKRLSMNDLAAIKVIKLEPGDDFAIIQQEILMMKDCKHPNIIAYYGSYLRRDKLWICMEYCGGGSLQDIYHITGPLSEIQIAYMCRETLLGLSYLHEKGKMHRDIKGANILLTENGDVKLADFGVSAQITATINKRKSFIGTPYWMAPEVAAVERKGGYNQLCDIWACGITAIELAELQPPMFDLHPMRALFLMSKSGFKPPTLKDRDKWSPTFHNFVKVALTKNPKKRPTADKLLQHAFFQGDMSKRLALELLQKVSNPSHMFTELEPDDDGAVPNVPQRIASRHTARSRPKSPIPQLDSDDRINLGEDTLQRESVAPSVDSNPAWDIIDIMNNVKTVHNCDVHPDCGIGTAFEDVPEKSLLQYIDEELLLRATLPLGESSGDCEVHRDYYNNVTGSQASPRRHSSVDELYSLVSGSLSLAAVSGQRQRSLSDSAPRDDLPRSNGDGNEAPGNGEGEGVGPDLLTDTPPIPPRRRDRKRHTPPRPVSNGLPPTPKVHMGACFSKVFNGCPLRIHCTASWIHPDTRDQHLLIAAEEGIYNLNLNELHETAIDQLYPRRTIWMYVIKDVLMSLSGKTPQLYRHDLLAMQSKQTHRFSLHMNRIPERLVPRKFALTTKVPDTKGCSKCCVGRNPYNGYKYLCGAMPAGIFLMQWYDPLNKFMLLKHFDCTLPSPLNVFEMVITPEMEYPMVCVSVKQAYQQNKLKLDLVNMNSGASWFHSDELEDMDGSATVIPRRENLQVINVTQLEKDAILVCYDNLIKVVTLVGNPRVSKKQISELQFHFQIESIICLPDSVLAFHKHGMQGRSFKNGDITQEIVDPSRTYRLLGSDKVVMLESHLVHTGTLTESEGADLYILAGHEASY from the exons ATGGCAGGTAACGTGAACGCGTTGTCCAGTGATATAAGTCGACGAAATCCGCAGGATGAATACGAACTGATACAGAGGATAGGCAGTGGTACCTACGGCGACGTTTATAAG GCAAAAAGACTTTCCATGAACGATCTCGCTGCTATCAAGGTTATCAAACTCGAGCCAG GGGATGATTTTGCAATTATTCAACAAGAAATCTTAATGATGAAAGACTGCAAGCATCCCAATATCATCGCGTACTACGGAAGCTATCTTAGAAGGGATAAACTATGGATTTGCATGGAGTACTGCGGGGGTGGTTCTCTCCAAGACATATACCACA TTACTGGACCACTCTCGGAGATTCAGATAGCTTACATGTGCAGAGAGACGCTACTTGGGCTATCCTATCTCCACGAGAAAGGAAAGATGCACAGAGATATCAAAGGTGCGAATATACTGCTCACGGAGAACGGGGATGTAAAACTTGCAGATTTTGGCGTATCTGCTCAAATCACAGCTACGATAAACAAGAGAAAAAGTTTCATAGGAACACCTTACTGGATGGCGCCTGAG GTTGCAGCTGTTGAGAGGAAGGGTGGTTATAATCAGCTCTGTGATATTTGGGCTTGTGGAATAACAGCTATCGAGCTGGCAGAGCTACAACCTCCTATGTTTGATCTGCACCCTATGAGAGCGCTTTTTCTTATGTCAAAATCTGGCTTCAAGCCCCCAACGTTGAAAGATAGGGATAAGTGGAGTCCGACGTTTCACAATTTCGTCAAAGTTGCTCTGACTAAAAATCCTAAGAAAAGACCGACGGCGGATAAATTATTGCAG CACGCCTTTTTCCAAGGTGATATGAGTAAAAGACTGGCTTTGGAATTGCTCCAAAAAGTATCGAATCCAAGTCACATGTTCACAGAACTTGAACCCGACGATGACGGTGCGGTACCAAACGTCCCCCAGCGTATAGCGTCACGGCACACTGCCAGATCCCGACCAAAAAGTCCCATTCCACAGTTAGATAGCGATG ATCGAATAAATTTAGGTGAGGATACGTTACAGAGAGAATCAGTAGCCCCTTCTGTAGATAGTAATCCCGCCTGGGATATCATAGACATCATGAACAACGTCAAG ACTGTACATAATTGTGACGTGCATCCGGATTGTGGAATAGGAACTGCGTTCGAAGATGTCCCAGAAAA GAGTCTATTGCAGTACATTGATGAGGAGTTGTTGCTAAG agCCACTCTGCCTCTTGGAGAATCGTCGGGTGACTGTGAGGTGCATCGGGACTACTATAACAACGTGACTG GGTCGCAAGCGAGTCCTAGACGTCACAGCTCTGTGGATGAGTTGTACAGCTTGGTGAGTGGCTCCCTTTCCTTGGCAGCTGTTAGCGGACAACGTCAGCGATCGCTCTCGGACAGTGCACCGAGAGATGACCTGCCAAGGTCCAATG GGGATGGTAACGAAGCACCTGGAAATGGGGAGGGCGAGGGAGTGGGACCCGATCTCTTGACGGACACACCTCCCATACCTCCTCGGCGAAGGGATAGGAAGAGGCATACACCGCCACGGCCTGTGAGCAACGGGCTTCCTCCGACACCAAAAGTGCACATGGGAGCGTGTTTTTCGAAG GTATTCAATGGCTGTCCATTGAGGATACATTGTACAGCAAGTTGGATTCATCCGGACACGAGGGATCAGCACTTACTCATAGCTGCCGAAGAAGGAATTTACAACTTGAATCTGAACGAATTACACGAAACTGCTATCGATCAGCTGTATCCAAGACGAACTATTTGGATGTATGTCATTAAGGACGTCCTCATGTCCTTATCTG GCAAAACTCCTCAGCTGTACAGGCACGACCTTTTGGCAATGCAAAGCAAACAAACGCACAGGTTTTCGTTGCATATGAACAGAATACCCGAGAGATTAGTGCCAAGGAAATTCGCTCTGACCACCAAAGTTCCGGACACAAAGGGGTGTTCGAAATGTTGCGTAGGTCGCAATCCTTATAACGG GTATAAATACCTCTGTGGAGCTATGCCTGcgggaatatttttaatgcaGTGGTATGATCCGCTTAACAAATTTATGCTATTGAAACACTTTGATTGCACATTACCGTCACCTCTGAATGTATTCGAGATGGTTATTACTCCGGAGATGGAATATCCGATGGTATGTGTGTCGGTGAAGCAGGCGTATCAacagaataaattaaaactagATTTGGTCAACATGAATTCCGGAGCAAGCTGGTTCCATAGCGACGAATTGGAAGACATGGATGGCTCAG CCACCGTTATTCCAAGGAGAGAGAACCTCCAAGTAATAAATGTAACGCAGCTCGAAAAAGACGCGATCTTAGTATGCTATGACA atttaaTTAAGGTAGTGACGCTCGTAGGGAATCCAAGAGTAAGCAAAAAGCAGATCTCGGAGCtccaatttcattttcaaatcgaatctatCA TTTGTTTACCGGACAGCGTATTAGCATTCCATAAACACGGCATGCAAGGAAGGAGTTTTAAAAATGGCGATATAACTCAAGAAATCGTTGATCCAAGTAGAACGTACAGGTTACTTGGATCTGACAA GGTTGTGATGCTGGAGAGCCATTTGGTTCACACAGGAACCTTGACGGAGTCCGAAGGGGCAGATTTGTATATACTCGCGGGACACGAAGCCAGCTATTAG